AACCCGAATATAACTCAAACTTTCCGGCAAAGAAGATTACTACGCTTTTGGAGTGGGATGATTTGGTGCTGCCCTATAATCTGAGGGAAGAATTGGATGATATTATCTGTTGGATAGAACATCAACAAGAAATTAGAGAGAAATGGGGGCTAAATAAAATTGTCAAACAAGGTTATCGTTGTTTATTATACGGTCAGCCCGGGACAGGTAAAACACTTACAGCTACCCTACTCGGCAAACAAAATAATATGGATGTCTATCGCGTGGATTTGTCGATGATTGTTTCCAAATATATAGGCGAAACCGAAAAGAACTTAGCCAAAATTTTTGATAAAGCCGAACATCAGAACTGGATACTCTTTTTCGATGAAGCGGATGCATTGTTCGGCCAACGTACCGACACCCAATCTTCCAACGACCGTCATGCCAATCAGGAGGTGGCTTATTTATTACAGCGTATTGAGGATTTTCCGGGAATTGTGATTCTTGCAACCAATCTGAAAGAAAATATTGATGAAGCCTTTTTCCGTCGCTTTCAGTCGTCTCTATATTTTCCTATCCCGGACGAACGCTTGAGGTATAAGCTTTGGCGAAATATGCTTCCAAAGGAATGGTTGCCAGAAGATTCGGAATCGTTTATCCGCCATGCAGCATCTTATAAATTATCAGGGGGAAGTATGGTAAACGCAATACAAAATTGCGCCATAAAACTACATGGGAAGAATTCGCCGGTATTAACCGAAGAAATTCTAAAGCAGGCTTTGTTAAGAGAACAGCAAAAGGAAGGAAAGGTGATAAGTGATGAGAGATGAGTTATAAATGTAGAGAATCGGAATTTTATTTCTATTGATTATTATTCTGTTGGTTGTACGTAATATTTTCTGTTTTTACAGTAAATCCGTAATCAATTCGGATTCGTACTTTTTTCTCTTGTACAAATTTCTCCCGACGGAAGGAATATTTATTACTTCTATATTTAAAAATCAATAAGAAAAAATTGTCCCTAAATATTTTTTGTACTTATATTATTTTGTATTTTAGGTAGAAAAGAGCAATACACATCGTAGTCATCATCAGGAATTTTATTTTTCAGAAATATTCTAAGATTATCCAAAACATTATATTCATTTTCAGTTATACATATTGAAAGAAAAAAACTTGGAGGGGTTTCGTAATAAAAATATGCTTTCTTATAATTATCGTATTCTATGGGAAAGTAACAACCGACGAAAGGATCTTCTTTTAATGCACACATATCCAATTGAATTGTTCTTTGTGTTACATTAAATCCGAGTTCATCAATACATCGTTCAACAATATCTTTTGTTTTTACAAAATCATGTTTCCTCAACAAAGAATCTATCAATCGATAGCGAGCCAAAGCAAATTTGTTTTGAGACATATATGAAACACATTATTGTATTTTTAATAAATAGTAAATTTTCGCAGCAACAGATTAAAATTTATCATATAAAATTGTATGATTGTGATAAAATATAAAATAATTAGCAAAGCTATAAAATTTATAGTAATATACAGCCTAAAGTCAAGGGTTATCGTTCTCCTTTACTGTACGGCAAATTTCTGATAAGTGGCTATTTGCTATTCTTGGGAACAAATAATCTTTATTTTTGTGTTTTCCATCGGAGAAAATTCGCCAAACCAAGTATTGGAAATTCGGAATTTATAGCTCGGAATTCTCATATTTCTCCCAAATATCGGGGCGTAATTCTTTGGTCTTCTTGATTGATTCTTCCATTCGCCATTTCTCTATTTCGGCATCATTACCGGAAAGAATAATATCCGGTACTTTCATTCCGTCATAAACAGACGGACGCGTATATATAGGAGGAGAGAGTAATCCGTCTTGAAATGAATCTGTTAACGCACTTGTTTCATCATTTAGTACGTCGGGTATTAATCTTATGATAGCATCCGCAATGACCATAGAAGCTAATTCTCCTCCGGTAATTACATAATCCCCAATGGATAATTCCATTGTGAAATATTTATCCCGTAACCTTTGATCAATCCCTTTATAATGTCCGCATAAGATTATTATATTTCCTTTTAATGAGATATAATTCGCTGTCTTCTGATCAAATAGCTTTCCATCCGGAGTGGTATAAATTATCTCATCATATTTTCGTTCCGAAATTAACTTTTCTATTAAATCGGCAATTGGTTGAATCATCATGACCATTCCGGCTCCCGGTCCGTATGCATAATCATCAACTCTTTTGTGCTTATTTATTGTGTAATCGCGGATATTATGAATATGTATTTCCACAAGATTATTTTCCTGCGCCCTTTTAATTATCGACTGATTGAAAGGTCCGTTAAACATTTCCGGAAATATGGTAAGAATATCTATTCTCATATTATGATTTTAATTTGGGCAAAGATAAAAAAATCCTTAGACTTAGAAAGTGGATATTAAACTTAGAAAGTTTAATGAATCTTTACTAAACGGCACAATTTAATATTCTTTGCAATATATTATAAATGTTTAATTAAAATTTATTGTTATGAATAATTCAAATAGTTGGTTTAATCTGCACCAGCCTATGTTAGAAAATCAAATTTATCATATTTTTAATCAAGGTAACAATGGGGAAGTAATTTTTAAAAATAAGGAGAATAAAAATTATTTTAAAAGTAAATTATACAAATATATTAGTCCTTTCGCTGATGTTCTTGCTGAATGTTTGATGAGTGATCATTATCACTTGTTAATAAGGATAAAACCATATAAAGAAGTTGCGGAACATGTACATAAAGTAAAGGGATTATATCAAGTTATAAAACGCCACAAAGCTATCGGTAAGCGAAATGAAATCAGTATTATAATTAGTGAAATGTTACGTAGATGTTTTATGTCATATGCTAAAGCTTTCAATAAAATGTACAATAGATTAGGAAGTCTTTTCAGGAAAAATTTCAGAAGAAAATTAATAACATCTGAAAAATATTTGAAGAATATTTGGATATACATTCATAAGAATCCGCAGAAACATAAATATATAGAAGATTATAGAAAAAGTAAATCAAGTAGTTATTCAAATTACCTACACAGTAATATCAAAAATTTATACATCAAAATGATTTTCAATAAAATATTTATTAATATAGATTTATATATAAAAAATCATGAACAATATATACAAAGTAATGATGATGATATTGTTATAATAGAGTGACAAATATTTTGTGTTTGATGTAGTTTAGGAATGTTTATTTATAATAAAAATTACTACTTTTGCAACTGGTTATTTTAAAAGTAGATAAATCATATTTACTTCTTATATAATTAATTAAATAAAATAATTATAATGAAACAATTAATTGAATGCGTTCCTAATTTTAGTGAAGGTAATGATATGACAATCATTGCCAAAATTACTGATGTTATAAAAGCTGTTGACGGTGTAAAATTATTAGATGTTGATCCGGGGAAAGCAACGAATCGTACGGTTGTTACCTTTGTAGGCGAACCAGAAGCGGTTTGTGATGCGGCTTTTAAAGCAATCAAACTCGCCGGCGAACTAATAGACATGAGTAAGCATCATGGCGAACATCCCCGTTTCGGTGCAACAGATGTTTGTCCGCTCGTTCCTATTTCTAATATAACTATGGAAGAAACAGTTAACTATGCCAGAAAATTAGCAAAAAGGGTTGGTGAAGAACTTGAGATACCGGTTTATTGTTATGAATTTGCAGCTCAAGAAGAAAAACGTAGAAATTTAGCGAATTGCAGAGCCGGAGAATATGAAGGATTGAAAGAGAAACTTTCTAATCCGGCATGGAAACCGGATTTCGGACAGAATTCTTTTACTGATAAGGTTGCA
Above is a genomic segment from Bacteroidales bacterium containing:
- a CDS encoding ATP-binding protein gives rise to the protein MQEHITYFNTLLHTAFAYYLGSSYEITEIIPPKSNRLSMLWEEGQTVSPEEQIVILLALMPHISPETLDLFFIQHKELDRHYTEFGGWKGTSHGGFLPTGQTAAFLLTVLAKISENGKLKGESLQQQENSLSPFNSPLPILNLFGKEHWFYKKNILRLEGQGEGEPFLSGKLVVSDEILAKVHGQEYEPEYNSNFPAKKITTLLEWDDLVLPYNLREELDDIICWIEHQQEIREKWGLNKIVKQGYRCLLYGQPGTGKTLTATLLGKQNNMDVYRVDLSMIVSKYIGETEKNLAKIFDKAEHQNWILFFDEADALFGQRTDTQSSNDRHANQEVAYLLQRIEDFPGIVILATNLKENIDEAFFRRFQSSLYFPIPDERLRYKLWRNMLPKEWLPEDSESFIRHAASYKLSGGSMVNAIQNCAIKLHGKNSPVLTEEILKQALLREQQKEGKVISDER
- the trmD gene encoding tRNA (guanosine(37)-N1)-methyltransferase TrmD — encoded protein: MRIDILTIFPEMFNGPFNQSIIKRAQENNLVEIHIHNIRDYTINKHKRVDDYAYGPGAGMVMMIQPIADLIEKLISERKYDEIIYTTPDGKLFDQKTANYISLKGNIIILCGHYKGIDQRLRDKYFTMELSIGDYVITGGELASMVIADAIIRLIPDVLNDETSALTDSFQDGLLSPPIYTRPSVYDGMKVPDIILSGNDAEIEKWRMEESIKKTKELRPDIWEKYENSEL
- a CDS encoding transposase, which encodes MNNSNSWFNLHQPMLENQIYHIFNQGNNGEVIFKNKENKNYFKSKLYKYISPFADVLAECLMSDHYHLLIRIKPYKEVAEHVHKVKGLYQVIKRHKAIGKRNEISIIISEMLRRCFMSYAKAFNKMYNRLGSLFRKNFRRKLITSEKYLKNIWIYIHKNPQKHKYIEDYRKSKSSSYSNYLHSNIKNLYIKMIFNKIFINIDLYIKNHEQYIQSNDDDIVIIE